A section of the Hevea brasiliensis isolate MT/VB/25A 57/8 chromosome 17, ASM3005281v1, whole genome shotgun sequence genome encodes:
- the LOC131175492 gene encoding pentatricopeptide repeat-containing protein At1g79080, chloroplastic-like, with translation MATLVNSVSPLTNPFTDTARIACGFFSHVPNLHSFSLNKGFARVLASTQITISPKDSVVTLPNWRSGKNDHRNRETRLNDAFFHLECMVKKGHKPDVVQATQMLYDLCKSNKMKKAIKVMEMMIGSGIIPDAASYTFLVNHLCKRGNVGHAMQLVEKMEEYGYPTNTVTYNSLVRGLCMHGNLNKSLQILDRLMQKGLVPNAFTYSSLLEATYKERGVNEAMRLLDEIIARGGQPNLVSYNVLLTGLCKEGRTEAAIQFFRDLPSKGFNPNVVSYNIILRSLCYEGRWEEANELLAEMDDEERSPSIVTYNILIGSLAIHGRTEQALQIVDEMMSGPFKPTATSYNPIIARLCEEGKVDIVVKCLDQMIYHRCNPNEGTFNAIAVLCKQGKVQEAFSLIQSLGNKQNSSIHEFYKGVISCLCRKGNTYPAFQLLYEMTKYGFTPDSYTYSSLIRGLCIEGMLYEAMEIFRLLEENHYSPDVDNLNALILGFCKSHRTDLSLEVFEMMIEKGYMPSETTYAIIVEGIIHEEKKGLAAEVLRELHRRQVMSQNTVERLCMQYDLEGVPV, from the coding sequence ATGGCAACTTTGGTAAATTCAGTCTCTCCTTTAACCAACCCATTCACTGACACTGCAAGAATAGCTTGCGGATTCTTTTCCCATGTACCAAATCTTCATTCGTTCTCACTTAACAAAGGATTTGCTAGGGTTTTAGCATCTACCCAGATCACAATTTCCCCCAAAGACTCTGTCGTCACACTACCCAATTGGAGATCCGGTAAGAATGACCATAGAAATAGAGAAACTAGGCTGAATGATGCATTTTTCCATCTGGAATGTATGGTTAAAAAGGGACACAAGCCTGATGTTGTTCAAGCTACACAGATGTTGTATGATTTGTGTAAGTCAAATAAGATGAAGAAGGCGATAAAAGTGATGGAAATGATGATTGGGTCTGGTATTATTCCTGATGCTGCTTCTTATACTTTCTTGGTGAACCATTTGTGCAAAAGGGGGAACGTTGGGCATGCAATGCAATTAGTGGAGAAAATGGAAGAATATGGCTATCCAACCAATACAGTTACCTATAATTCGCTTGTTAGAGGGCTTTGCATGCATGGAAACTTGAATAAAAGCTTGCAGATTCTGGATAGGCTAATGCAGAAGGGGTTGGTCCCAAATGCATTCACTTATTCATCCTTGCTCGAAGCAACTTATAAGGAAAGAGGGGTGAATGAAGCAATGAGGCTTTTAGATGAGATTATAGCCAGGGGTGGGCAGCCTAACTTGGTTAGTTACAATGTTCTCTTGACTGGGTTGTGCAAGGAAGGTAGGACTGAGGCGGCAATTCAATTCTTCAGGGATTTGCCATCAAAGGGGTTCAATCCAAATGTTGTTAGCTATAATATTATACTGCGGAGTCTCTGTTACGAGGGACGATGGGAGGAGGCAAATGAGCTTCTAGCTGAAATGGATGATGAGGAACGCTCTCCATCCATAGTTACCTATAATATACTAATTGGTTCACTCGCCATCCATGGCAGGACAGAACAGGCCCTTCAGATTGTTGATGAAATGATGAGCGGACCATTTAAGCCCACTGCTACAAGCTATAATCCAATAATTGCTCGCCTTTGCGAAGAGGGGAAGGTGGACATTGTGGTTAAGTGTCTAGACCAAATGATTTATCATCGCTGTAATCCAAATGAGGGAACATTCAATGCCATCGCTGTGCTCTGCAAGCAGGGAAAGGTGCAAGAGGCATTCTCCTTAATCCAAAGCTTGGGCAATAAACAAAATTCCTCCATCCATGAATTCTACAAAGGTGTGATCTCCTGCTTGTGTAGAAAGGGGAACACATATCCAGCATTTCAGCTTTTATATGAGATGACGAAGTATGGATTTACTCCTGATTCTTACACTTATTCATCTCTAATTAGGGGGTTGTGCATTGAAGGAATGCTGTACGAAGCTATGGAGATCTTCAGGTTATTGGAAGAAAATCATTATAGTCCTGATGTTGATAATTTAAATGCACTTATACTAGGGTTTTGTAAATCTCACAGAACAGATTTGTCCTTAGAAGTTTTCGAGATGATGATTGAGAAGGGGTACATGCCTAGTGAAACAACTTATGCTATTATAGTAGAAGGAATTATCCATGAAGAGAAAAAGGGGTTGGCAGCAGAAGTTTTAAGAGAGTTGCATCGGAGACAAGTCATGAGTCAAAATACAGTTGAAAGACTTTGTATGCAATATGACCTTGAAGGTGTACCAGTATAA
- the LOC131175477 gene encoding probable terpene synthase 4 produces the protein MASLADPSLPGQRVELAKVVSLFHLMQDVFHFCGRIDPHNYMKICLKAVFDNIDEIAYKIHRDGAAYNPKRSLHNTRTRLCNALLGEAKWAAVGQFPKAEEYLKIANDTSGIDVVPLHTFFLLGEGTTRETVHLVNNDPPIISSVSTIFRLWDGLGTSVTEARNHVMNKISDTWKQLKLHCLSPNPFSASFTRAALNIARLAPLIHCFEHRPKLPCLQKNIKSLLFDRIAV, from the exons ATGGCAAGCCTTGCAGATCCAAGCCTGCCAGGACAAAGAGTGGAGCTTGCCAAAGTGGTTTCACTTTTCCACCTTATGCAAGACGTTTTCCATTTCTGTGGAAGGATCGATCCACACA ACTATATGAAGATATGTTTAAAGGCTGTATTTGACAATATTGATGAAATTGCTTACAAAATTCATAGAGATGGTGCTGCATATAACCCAAAACGCTCTCTGCATAATACG CGGACAAGACTGTGCAATGCATTGCTAGGAGAAGCGAAATGGGCCGCTGTTGGGCAATTTCCAAAGGCAGAAGAGTATTTAAAGATTGCAAACGATACTTCAGGGATAGATGTGGTGCCACTGCACACCTTCTTTCTGTTGGGTGAGGGTACAACAAGGGAAACAGTGCACCTTGTCAATAATGATCCACCCATTATATCTTCTGTGTCAACCATTTTTCGTCTTTGGGACGGCTTGGGAACTTCAGTTACGGAAGCCAGAAATCATGTGATGAACAAGATTTCAGATACATGGAAGCAACTCAAACTACATTGTCTCTCTCCAAATCCATTTTCAGCATCTTTCACAAGGGCTGCTCTTAACATTGCAAGATTGGCTCCTTTGATACATTGCTTCGAGCATAGACCAAAACTCCCATGCCTCCAAAAAAACATCAAGTCCCTGCTCTTTGACAGGATTGCGGTTTAG